DNA sequence from the Staphylococcus epidermidis genome:
GTAAAAAGCAGTGTTAGTAATTTGAAGTTGTATTTAATAATGCATAAAAACAACAACTTTTCGACAAATATATTAACAACATTTGACATTTCCCAATCTTATTACTACCACCATGTTTAAAGGGTAGATGATAAATAAGGAGGAAGATAGATATGAGTAAAACAGCAATTATAACAGGTGCAGCAGGTGGATTAGGTAAAGGTATTGCAGAACGTCTTGCTAACGATGGGTTTAATATAGTACTACAAGATATTAATGAAGCACTTCTATTAGAAACTGAGAAAGAATTCAAAGAAAAAGGTTATCAAGCTGTCGCATTCAAGAGTGATGTATCTAAAAAGAAAGAACAGGAAGAATTAGTTCAGTTCGCAGTTACAGAATTTGGTCAATTAGATGTCATGGTGAATAACGCAGGTGTTGATGCAGTGACGCCAATTTTAGAAATTGGGGAAGAGGAATTATCTAAGTTATTTAATATTAACGTATTTGGTACATTGTTTGGAATTCAAGCAGCTGCTAACCAATTTATTAAACAAAAAAGTAAAGGTAAAATTATCAATGCATGTAGTATTGCAGGACATGAATCTTATGAAGTACTCGGCACTTACTCAGCTACAAAACACTCTGTACGTTCCTTCACTCAAACAGCTGCTAAAGAATTAGCAG
Encoded proteins:
- a CDS encoding acetoin reductase, whose amino-acid sequence is MSKTAIITGAAGGLGKGIAERLANDGFNIVLQDINEALLLETEKEFKEKGYQAVAFKSDVSKKKEQEELVQFAVTEFGQLDVMVNNAGVDAVTPILEIGEEELSKLFNINVFGTLFGIQAAANQFIKQKSKGKIINACSIAGHESYEVLGTYSATKHSVRSFTQTAAKELADKGITVNAYCPGVAKTEMWDRIDEEMVKLDDSLEIGDAFEAFSSEIKLGRYQEPSDVANLVSFLASNDSDYITGQSILTDGGLVYR